Proteins from a genomic interval of Dermacentor variabilis isolate Ectoservices chromosome 8, ASM5094787v1, whole genome shotgun sequence:
- the LOC142591357 gene encoding uncharacterized protein LOC142591357 codes for MLTSSLRSEATELPSRRTQAAAAARSQRRVRIRSPAASGAEPLVVEAERGLNKKLLLVCLALALVGLCGVLLLLFLVMTGTKEPTTTTSKTTTTPTTTTPTTTSNPPTTTTPIITTTPTTTTTTTTTTTTTTTTTTTTTTTTTTTTTTTTTTTTTTTTTTTTTTTTTTTTTTTTTTTTTTTTTTTTTTTTTTTTTTTTTTTTTIIPTTSSASTQRPAKLVYPLVCTVSSTYDGSVNLPRDGLCGYIFFESLYKDGDNPLTARLSPDVESFASKARHNTYTEFGMSFAIDSANLLTEYTTPAFDRGLDQLVQRQVIHYGVLDMHLQATSNTTVAMALTILKVCSEFSDGLSLLRVDLSGSATGLASAFILLRAWTARQGANLIRRYSSFFSMRQTDINEAYGFPGFSVPFT; via the exons ATGCTGACGTCATCACTGCGCAGCGAGGCGACTGAGCTGCCGTCACGACGCACGCAAGCCGCTGCCGCGGCGAGGAGCCAACGTCGCGTCCGCATCCGCTCGCCAGCCGCCTCCGGCGCGGAGCCGCTTGTGGTGGAAGC CGAGCGAGGTCTGAACAAGAAGCTGCTCCTGGTGTGCTTGGCGCTCGCCCTGGTCGGCCTCTGCGGtgtcttgctcctccttttccTCGTCATGACAG GTACAAAGGAGCCCACTACCACAACCAGCAAGACGACGACCACCCCGACTACTACAACCCCGACCACCACATCTAATCCACCCACTACAACCACTCCAATTATCACAACCACCCcaaccactactactactactactacaaccaCGACCACCACAACCACTACAACTACCACAACCACTACTACAACCACGACCACCACAACCACTACAACTACCACAACCACCACAACCACTACTACAACCACTACAACTACCACAACCACTACTACAACCACGACCACCACAACCACTACAACTACCacaaccaccacaaccaccacaacCACTACTACAACCacgaccaccacaaccaccacaacTACTACGACCACGATTATCCcaaccacttcaagtgcctcaaCTC AGAGACCCGCCAAGCTGGTGTATCCGCTCGTCTGCACCGTGAGCTCGACGTACGACGGTAGTGTGAACCTACCGCGCGACGGCCTGTGCGGGTACATCTTCTTCGAGTCCCTCTACAAGGACGGCGACAACCCCCTGACGGCGAGGCTCAGCCCGGACGTGGAATCGTTCGCCAGCAAAGCGAGGCACAACACCTACACCGAGTTCGGGATGTCGTTTGCCATCGA CAGCGCCAACCTGTTGACCGAATACACCACCCCCGCGTTCGACAGAGGCCTCGACCAGCTCGTGCAAAGGCaggtcatccactacggcgtcctcGACATGCACCTCCAAGCCACGTCGAACACCACGGTCGCCATGGCGCTGACGATACTGAAGGTATGCTCGGAGTTTTCAGATGGTTTGTCTTTGCTCAGAGTTGATCTCAGTGGAAGCGCTACAGGGCTTGCCAGCGCATTCATTCTTCTGCGAGCATGGACAGCCCGTCAGGGGGCCAACCTCATCAGACGCTATAGCTCATTTTTCAGTATGAGGCAAACTGACATCAACGAGGCCTACGGTTTCCCTGGCTTTAGTGTCCCATt